The DNA region GAGTTAATACTGGCGCTGGAGCATAAGTACCCATGCCACCGGTATTTGGCCCTTGATCCGCATCAAAAATCCGCTTATGGTCTTGCGCTGCAACCATCGGCACAATTGTTTTGCCATCGGTAAAAGCAAGCAAGGAAGCCTCTTCGCCTGCTAAATACTCTTCAATAACCACACTCGCACCCGCTTGACCAAACTCACTATCTAACATAATTTTATCAATAGCCTCTAAAGCTTCCGCTTCAGTCATCGCTACGATAACACCTTTACCCGCCGCAAGTCCATCTGCTTTAACAACAATCGGTGCCCCTTGTTCTTGGATATATTTTTTCGCACTGTCAGCATCATAAAAAACACCAAATGCCGCTGTGGGAATATTATATTTCGCCATTAAATCTTTGGCAAAGCCTTTAGATCCTTCAATTTGAGCTGCTAGCTTGCTAGGTCCAAAAATATTTAAGCCGCGCGCTTGGAAAACATCCACAATTCCCGCAACCAAAGTTGCCTCAGGACCGACAACGGTCAAATCTATTGCCTGCTGTTGAGCAAAATCAGCCACTGCTGATAAATTAGTCAAATCTAGTTGCACACACTCTGCTAACTCCGCAATTCCAGGATTGCCAGGGGCCGCATATATCTTACTAACTTTTGCACTTTGGGCTAGTTTCCAAACCAACGCATGTTCTCGACCACCACTACCAATAACTAATATCCGCATAAGTCCTCCCTTATTTTCCGCCGACTTAATCTAGCTTAATGTTTAAAATGACGTACTTTAGTAAACACCATGGCCAAGCCATGTTCATTCGCGGCATCAATACTTTCTTGGTCGCGCACCGAGCCACCAGTTTGAATTATCGCACTAATTCCCGCTTGATGGGCTGAATCGACTGTATCTCTAAATGGTAAAAAGGCATCGGAGGCCAAAACACTGCCTACGCTTTCTGCTCCTGCTTGAGCAATCGCAATATTAGCTGAACCAACTCGATTCATTTGTCCTGCGCCTACACCTAAAGTAACTTCTGCTTTAGCTAAAACAATCGCATTGGATTTTACATGTTTTACTACTTTCCAGGCAAATAACAAATCTGCCCATTCCGCTTCTGTTGGTTGACGTTTACTTACCACTTGCAAATCTTCACGTTTCACAACTAAAGTATCTAATTCTTGGATTAAAATACCGCCCGTAACTTTTTTCATATCTTTTTCTTGCCCAGTAAACGCTAGTAAAGGCAATTCTAATAGCCGAATATTTTTCTTCGCCGTTAAAATTTCTAAGGCTTCGGGCGAATAAGCTGGCGCAATTATAGCTTCTACAAACAATTTACTCATCTCTAGCGCCGTAGCTTGGTCAACTATTTGGTTTAGAGCAATAATGCCACCAAAAGCGGACGTGCTATCAGCCGCATAAGCTTTTAGATAAGCCGTACACAATTGTGCTGCTGTTGCTGTACCACAAGGATTCGTATGCTTAATTATACTAACTGCGGGTTTATCAAATTCGCA from Succinispira mobilis DSM 6222 includes:
- the purD gene encoding phosphoribosylamine--glycine ligase, which codes for MRILVIGSGGREHALVWKLAQSAKVSKIYAAPGNPGIAELAECVQLDLTNLSAVADFAQQQAIDLTVVGPEATLVAGIVDVFQARGLNIFGPSKLAAQIEGSKGFAKDLMAKYNIPTAAFGVFYDADSAKKYIQEQGAPIVVKADGLAAGKGVIVAMTEAEALEAIDKIMLDSEFGQAGASVVIEEYLAGEEASLLAFTDGKTIVPMVAAQDHKRIFDADQGPNTGGMGTYAPAPVLTPELQQLCLDTVLVPTIKAMAAEGCPYVGCLYAGLMITKQGIKVIEFNARFGDPETQVIMPLLASDLAEVLLACAQGRLQDVEVKWNNQAAVCVVMAAQGYPAADYRKNEPISGLESVKQLENATVFHAGTGISAEQLVTTGGRVLGVVGCAQDLRAAKDLAYQAVEKINFTGQHYRKDIAWRALK